gaaatgagGGAGGTGAGCCACATGGTCTCAGAGGCCCCATCATGCCCCGACAGTTGCCAGATCTGTTTGTCCTCGAAGGCAGGTCTGGGGGAGGACAAAACCGCCAGGGATAGTGAGCTGGTGCTCAGAGCTCCCCGGCGCTGGGACATGCATCCATCAGCTGCTGGAGGTGAGAGGCCGCCTTGTCCAGCTTCGACAATTCCAACTGGAGGGAAGAAAGCTAGACGAGAAGAGAAGGAGGCGAGGATCCCGATAGAAGGCCCATGCCCTCCAGCCCACGTTCCTGCAGGGAGTCAGGCCTCCAGCCTCACCCTCTGCTGCCTCTTagtctctgcctcttcctctgatGGGGTCCAGGCCATGAGGCCATCAAGCTGCTTTTGCAACTTGTGTCTTCGGGCAGCCAGCAGAGACAGATGGGTCTGGGGGTCCACCAGGCCCTGCGGAAGAACAGGGAGGACTCAGCCTTCTCTGCACCCCCTGCAGCTCTGCTTCATGGGCAGCCTGTCCAATGCCTCTCTCTGCCCCGTTCTCAGGAGCCCGCCTCACTTTTACAGAACTGGCACCTTGCCATCCTCCCAACATCCTTTcgatccctccctccccctccaatcGCCTCTGGGCACCTGCAGCTCCATGTACATCTGGGCGGTGTCACTGAGCGGGGCCTGGGCCCAGCCGGAGGGCGCCGCTACACCTGGGGGTAAGAGGCCCACGGCCCCACAGTGGCCCAGGGTGCCCAGGGGCTCCAGGAAGGCCTCAAAGATGCCCTGCTCTCCAGGCTCTGAGCTCTGCAGCAGCactgaggaggaaagggaaactgTTCAGGGTCAAAGCATGAGATCCTGCTTCTGCTCCCATCCTGCACCTCCTAACTCTGGACTCTGCCCTCCAGGCTCACCCCGCTCCTCCACCAGCCCCTCCTTTCTGCAGGGACTCAGGAACCCAGGGCCCATCTCACCTCGGGGCCGGGCCTTGGTGAGCTGGTATGTGGCTCGGAGAGCCCTCAGTGCCTGCACAGCCTCCTGGACCCGGGAGAAGCGCTGCTCCAGCTCCGGCTGATGCCAGTGCCCCTGGAGAGGAAGACCCAGAGCTGACAAGCAGGCTCCCGGGGGCCTCGGCATCAGCTCTCCTGGCTCCGTCCCACACCCGCCACCCCAACCTGCTTAGGGCAACAGAATCTGGCCtctgcaccacacacaaaattcaCCACCTCAAGCAAAACCTGGGGCACCATCTAAGCAGGTCTCAGCTGACATCTGTGATTGATGTCTGTTAATTGCTCTGATCAAAGATGGCGAACAATCAAAAGTACTCACAAGACCaagtaagcagaaaaaaatttaaatagttaaactttaaaatgattttgggGGTGAGTTTATAGCACTTATCCTTCTGAAGTTATTAAAGCTTAAAACTGCAGGTATTTGGGAGCCCTCCTATTACTAACATCTAATTCTCACCACAACCATGACACAAACTATTACTACCCCTGGTTAAAGATGGGGAACTGAGGCACGGTCACATAGCAATGTAGTCCTACTCTTGCCCACGGGGCTAAGACTGCCCCCAACACAGCCCTGCAAGAACAACTCATCCTCCTAAGGACCCTACACTAAAGTACAAACCAAGACTCTCCGTGACCCCACAGCACCAAACCCTTTGAGAAGACTGCTCCCCAGCCCTTTACCAGTGGTCCCATCCCCAGACGTCAGGGGCACGTTACTCACCAGGCTGCGGGCAGTGGGGTAGGGAGCAACAGAGATGCTAGGGGCAGAGTTGCCGCCAGGCCTGGGCGGCAGCCTCTGCCACAGCTCCTCAGCCAGGAAGGGCATCAGTGGGGCGAGGAGGCGGAGCCCGGCGTCAGCACAGGAGAACAGGACCTGAGGGGGGTCTGGGGGACGGGGCGAGTGCGACAGCACTGGCTTCACAGCCTCCTAGGGAAGAAGCCATGGGGTCAGGGGACAGGCCAGGCCACGCCATGTCCCTTTCCCACACATTCACTGCCCTGCCTGTGGAAAATGCTGTGGGTAAACGAGGCAGGAGCACACAGCATCCTGGGCACCACTGGCTGTCCCAGAACACACTCTGGAGCACATGGAAAGTGGAAAACTACGGCAGGGGTtctcaggggtggggaggtgggtaaAACTGTCAGTGTGGTTTGGATAGTTTAGAAAGCAAAGCACTGAGTTTTTTCGCCTATCACAAAGagacaaaggggcgcctgggtggctcagtcgttaagcgtctgccttcggctcaggtcatggtcccggggtcctgggatcgagccccgcgtcaggctccctgctcagcagagagtcagcttgtccttctccctctgcccctccccttgctcatgcgctctctctcgctcgctctctcaaataaataaatctttttaaaaaatgattctgtaaatgatatttaacattttaaaaaaggagagaccGAGTTCTCTGCCAGGGAGTCAGATCTCAAGGGGAGCAGGAAGCAGGTATGCGGGGGCAGAAGGAAACGCCACGGCCCCAGTCTGACTCACCAAGTAGACATCGCAGAGGCTGTGTAGCCAGAAGTGGTGCAGGGCATGCGTGATGAGTGAAAGCTCTCGAGCCAGGAAGCCGCGCTCACACTCTTGGGCAGTATGGGCAAGACGGCTCAGGACCCAGGCATCCATGGGGGACGAGGGGACCAGCTGCGGGCAGAAGGGGGCTTCAGGAGGGGGTGACTGACTCCCCATCTCCTTTCCCTCCAAATGCCATCTTCAGCCCTCAGAGACCTGATGATTCTGCCCCTCAAGCCTCTCTTCTTATTCTCTTACCTCCTCTGCAGGCTGGGGTATGAATCTCTCCCCTAAGGCATTGAGGATAAAGCGCAGGGCATTCCAGATTTTGTTGCAGAAATGCCGGGAACTCAGGACCTCAGAGACAGACAGGTGCAAATCGCcccctgggagggagagggatggggagggaggggagagtgtGCACGTGGGAGGCAGCAGCACGGGGAGTCCTTGACCCTGGCCCACCCACCCCCCGTCTGCCAGGGGGCCTacagccccccagcccctcccttgcCCAGACTTACCCAAGGCCCCGTGGGAGCACAGGGCGAATCGCAGGGCATCTGTCCCACACTCAGGGATCCCATGAGGGAAGTCCTTTCTCTGCaaccagagggagaagaggggtggCAGATGCCTGTGCGGCTGCAGGGCCAGAAGCCTGGGCTGTGCAGGAAACTGGCGGCTGCGAGCCTGAGGCTGAGAGGGGCAGACGCTGGTGACTCACCTGCGCCGCAGCCGCGGTCACCAGTTCTGTGGCGTCCAAGTTCCCATCCCTCAGCTTTGCCTGCAGCACCTGGGATGGGTAAGTACTTCAGTGGCCTTGGTCTGGGACCCTGACCCTACAAGGGTCCCAGCCACTCTCCCTCCCAGCCGGCTCCTCTCCTCAggctcccttcttctctcccacaAACGCCATCCCTCGCCAGACTCTTCATCCTGACCTGAAGCTCTACCCCACTGATGATGTCTCGTGGGTCCAACACATTCCCCAGGGACTTGCTCATCTTCCGGCCCTGCCTGTCCCGAACCATGGAATGAAGAAGCACCTGAGGGCACGGAGGGAGTCAGCGGAGGGAGCAGGGGAGCCTTTCCCTGGGGGTACCCAGGGCATCTCTGGCCTCCATGTATCAGGGGTTAGGGTAGGAAGTGAATCAGGCAAAAGGAACTGGGACCACAAACAACAGCACGTTAGGGGTTAGAAGAGAGGACAAGATTTAGGGAAAACCGGGGAGTCAAAGAGAGGGGCTGGGCACTGAAGGGCCATTACCTTGCTGAAGGGGAGCTGCCCTGTGAGCTGGGTCCCCAACATGACCATGCGGCCCACCCAGAACAAAAGAAGGTCACTGCCCGTTTCCAAAAGTGACAGGGGGTAGAAACGAGCAAGGTCTGGGGTctaggaggaaaaagagaagcaatGAGAAGCCAAGCCCTGTGCCTGCACCTCTCCTCGAGGCTCTCgggagtggggggcaggtgtCTACTTCATCATATCCCCACCTTCAGTCTCTTCCTCTCAACCCCCCTCACCTCTTGGGGCCAGCCCAGGgcagcaaaggggaaaagagcCGAAGAGAACCATGTGTCCAGGACATCAGGATCTGACAAACAGAGCAGGGAATGGGGACAGATGGAACCTCAAGCCCACAGCTGTGCATCTTTCCAGCCCAACAACCCCCCCACCGCCGAGACCACTGTCAGGCCCTCTGCCCCATCCTCAACTTTCCTGACCCCACCTCTTCTACCTCAGGATCTGCTCCCCAAACGGCCCAGCcaccctcccctggcctcccctgccctccacaaCCCAGACACTCACCCCTCTGCAAGGTCAGCTCTGCTCCTGGTTTCCCTGTCAGTTCTGCAGCTATTCTTCTGGCCTCAGCCTCTGTCCGCCCGACCACCCAACAGTCCTCCTTATCACCCTACAGAAAAAGTAAGGGCTGGAGGAGAGTGAGGAAGAGTCACACCTGCCAGGTGTGAAACATCACTGCATCTCACGTCCTCGAATGTGATCTGGGAACAGCCAGCTCCCCCTGGCGGTGAGAGGAAAAAGGGCCAGCTCAGGAGCGCTGACCCCGTGGTGGCTTACATGACTAAGGCATGAAGCCCAGGAAAGGCAGGGAGCTGAGACCGGCACTGGACATCCTCTGACTCCTGCGCTATGGCTACTTGTCCTTCCACCACGTCCAGCCCTCCCATCCTCTCCCTCCTACCAACCTTCGTGTGCTCCTCTACCACCAGGTAGGCGGGAATCCGATGGCCCCACCACAGCTGCCGGGAGACACACCAGTCCCTGCAGAGAAGACGTCAGGGATTTCTCAGCACAAGCAGTGCCTcggcccaccccacctccccagagCTCCCATCACCCTTACCCGATGTGGGAAAACCAGTGCTGCCAGTTCTTCTGGTGGAAGGATGGACTGAGCTCCAGAGCCCCTGACTCCACAGCCTGGAGCAAAAGGCCCTCAGACAGTGCCTCCCTTCCTACACCCGTACCTGCACCCTCCCGAGACGGGACAAGCGGCCTGAGGTGGTGCCGTTACACAGAAAGGACCTCCCAAGGCTCCCGAGGAGATTCTGGGTTTGAGAGGGAGATGAGCCAGCCCTGTCTAGGCCACCCTGCCTCCATCCCCACAGTTCTCCTCTCAAATGCCGGGGGCCAGAGGTCCGTGGGGCAGGAGGGTCTCAGCCTCCCTGTTTCTTCATTCCAAGCTGCAGGGAGTTCTCGCTGCCCAAGGCGCTGGCCCTTCCTCGCCCTGCAGCCTCACCTGGGCAGCTCGGGCCCCCAGCTCCTGACAGCGGACAAACCACTGGCTCTTCAGCAGGTATTCAACCACGTCCCCAGAACggctgagaaagagagggggTGAGTTTGCTGCTCCTTGAGTTCTGTGCTTTTCCCCCCAAGGGACATGGGACCCTACTACATGCCAGGACCTCAGAACAGAGAAcacagcagaaaacaaaactgacacAGAGCTTCCATTTCCTTGCAAGGGGTACAGAGCCTACCCTCTTGTACTCTTGAGCTTTGTCCACGCCCTTCCCGGGGAAGTCCTATGTAAAAGGGTTAAAGTGGGGTTACCTGCAAATAGGAAGCACCATGGGGTGGTTCTGGAGGCCCCGAAACAGGCCCCGCTCTGTCAGCGCAGACATAATCTTTTCCCGGGCCACAAATCGGTGAAGACCCTGGGGAGAAAATGGCAACAGTAAAGGGTAAAGGTCGCTAAAAAACAAGAAAGcgagagaggggaggaggtgaggaaaggCAGAGGGTGCCCCCAAAGGATAGGGTGACACTGAGGCCGGTACACCTGTAGCCAGTCCCCACAGAGGGAGGTCATGGTCCCATCCTCTGCGATGACACTCAGGGGGCTCAAGCCGTGCCGGGCCCCCAGCTCAGCATCTGCAGGGCTATGCGCTGGAGTCACCTTCACTGCCCCTGGGAGAGCAGACCCACCGTGAGCACAGACCCTCAACCTTCGCCAGTGGTTTTGTCATCGCCCacgcccccatccctcccctttcctcttggTCTATGCCTTGTTTTCATCTTGCTCTCCACTGAGACTACCCTCGAAGAggctttccctcccctcctttcttcctcttcctggtgCTTCCCCACTCCTCCAGAATCCCCGGCCTGCTCTCCTTCCCATGACCTCCACCCACCTGTGCCCACATGTGGCTGAACAGCAGAGTCTGTGATGAGGGGGAGAAGCTGCCCGGTCAAGGGGTGACGAAGCTGTCGCCCATGCAGATGCTGAAAGGAAAAGAGCGAGATCAAGGACAGGCACACGTGTGGAGTGCAAGGGCCTGGGCTGAGCGTGAGAACCCTGGGAAGAAGAGGCTCAACACCAGAAAGTAAAGAGCTAGAGCAGTGGTCAGTAAACTTTTTCTTAGGGGCCGGAGTGTAGTTTAGCCTTTGCAGGCCAAGAGGCAAATTCAGCCTCTGCACAATTACTCTGCTCTGACGCTGCAGCAGTTAGGTAATGACACCCAGTTGCAGATTATACCTAAACGTGCAAGTGTGGATCATACAGAAACAGGCAACGGGATGGGTTTGGCCCACGGGCCATAATTTGTCAACCACTGAGCTAGAGAAAAGGTAGaacaacaagaaaagaaagacatatagTCAAAGACACTGGAGAGCGGAGATGAGAGAAGTCttaggaagaggaaatggaaggaaagaaggcgcTCCCATCAAAAAGGACAGGAAGAGAAAGCTACAGGAGAGCACGGTGTGTATTACCGCATGTCGGGAGTCGTCAGGATGAACAGCCACAGCCACGTCTCCAGGTAATGTCTCTGGCCTTGTGGTTCCCACCACAACCTCTGCGTCTGAAGACAAAAGTCAAGCACTCGATGCTGGTCATCTACCTGGCCCCTCACTCCCGTAACTGAAGCCAGGAGAaccagagaagggaggaggcgAGAAGCCGTCAAGGTTGAGCAGGCCCCCAGGAGCAACTAGAGAAAATTAGGAGCCTGGGGTTTCCATGTAAACTGATGACCAGTAGCCTGGGAGGCTGTCTGGTGCTAAGGAATTTCTCGAAAACTTGCAAGGGAGAAACAGATAGATCATTAACAAAAACAACTAGAATCCTTACTTGGTGCCCAGAGAACACTGAGAGTTCTCGGGGCCCTAATCACAAATGCTGCACACTCTCTGGGGCAAGCACGAGCCCCTCCTTGAGAAACTTCCTCCGTGTATTCTGGCTAATCTTTCTTCGCTTTCTCTGAATTCTTCCAGACACTTACTGTTCAAATCATACTTCAGAATTGATCTTTTGTCTCTTTCGGGGTAGCAGCCTCCTGCAGAATGATGCTAAGCTCCTGAAGGGCAGCTACCATGTGCACTTTTCTCACGTGACACAGAATACCCAGAATAAATGCCCACGAGAACACAAACACTACCAAGGTTCCTTATGCTTCCCACCAGGCCATGTGGGAAACGGGTTGGTGGGTTCCGTCCCATCAAGCCAACACATGCTCAAGAAGGCAGAGATAAGCAGGCAACCTGAGGATTACCCTCACCAGGCTCTCCATCCACAGGGAAGGCCACAGAAACGAGGAGGCCAAAAGACACAGGGGTGGGGCAGCCAGGCAGTCGAAGCTCCGTGCGGCCAGGCAGGGGCCGGTTCTCCACCTGGATGAATCCAAGCAGCAGGGTTGGAGAGGAGCCCTTCTGCAGGCTTCCCACCTCCACTCACCCACCTGCCTTGGGCCCCCTGCAGCTCATCTAAAGACACTCAGAGGATTCAAGAGCCACCGCCGCCCCCCAATTCAGTCACAGTTAAGAGAAATATTCACCGAGCACTTATACTGTGTGGGGTATCATGCTGAACACCTTCCGtaaattctcatttaattctcacaacgcCCCCTTGACACAggcatttccatcacccccaattTACAgactgggaaaactgaggcttacagaggCTAACGGCCTGCCAGAAGTCACACGGCTGGTAGGCGGCAGGACCCAGTGACTcctggcagtctggctccagagtctgagcTTTCCCCCACCTAGGAGTTCTCAAagacctgctcctcctcctctgcctcaccTCAATATCTGAGATGGCTGATCTTAAAGTGCAGGACCAGTTGACAAGCTGCTGGCTCCGGTACAACAACCCTGCCTCGTAGAGTCGCACAAAAGCTTCAGTCACAGCCACCGAGGAGCCCTAGGGAATGACCTCAGCATCCATATCTAACAGCCCCTTCTCAGCCCATCACggcactcagggacccaggcgATCCCCCCCACCTgctacccccaacacacacaacaTCCTGCCTGCCCACACCTGTCTCTAGACACCGCCCCGACACCCACAGGGAGCAAGGCCTGGAGCACTCACAGCATCCATAGTGAAGCACTCTCGGTCCCAGTCTAGGGAGGCCCCCAGAGCTTGGAGCTGCTCACTGATCTCTCCACCTTTCCTGTGCCCAGAGAGATTTTTGTCAGCAAGCTTGTCCTAAGCACCAGCTATGTATCAGGCCCAGTGATACCCCCAGCAATGCCAGCTACTGGAGTATGGCATTGACCTAGCCTCTAGAAGCCAatggagacagacacacaaaCTCAGTAGGGACCTTCTATGGCATCAAAATAAGTATAAAGTTCtcggctgcctggctggctcaggcggtGAAGCACGCACTGTGGATCTGGaggtcgtgagctcaagccccacattggatgtagagtttacttaaacaaacaaaaaaacaaagttctaTGGTAACAGAGGAGGAGGCAGCTAATTTGGGAAAAACCAAAAGAAGCTTTACAGAGAAAATGGCACATGGTAACAGACCTGTAAGAATAAGAGTAATTTCAAGCAAATGGAAGGTAGAAATAGGTAAGTAGAAGAGATAGTGAAATGTAGGTCAGAAAACATGGGATAAGTGAAGAAAAAACATACATACGTGCCCATTCCCACAAACGTgtgcattttaaagtatatatataatacacacgtgcacgcacacaccacacacagagcTTGGAGACCCCGCTGAAAGCTAAAGGAATCCAGAGCTCCCCTCGCTGAGGGAAGTTAGGGCTGGATGGGAAGAGCCCGTCAAGTTAGGGAGATCGGCCGGAAGCAGGGCGAAGCCTGCCACCTCGGCCCCTCCACCCTGACCCATCATACTCACTCCTCCTTCCACTTCCACACCTCCCTAAGGAATTCTTCCCGGCTCAGCTCATGTCTCCTCACTCCTCGCTCCTTCCACAGTCGCTTCTCCACCACAGCCTACAGTAAGATTGGGAGGCAAGTGAACAGAGAATCAGGTCACTTTGGGAGAACAACTCTCCTTCACCCAAGAAAAGGGCAAAGTGGCAAAATGCATACCTGTGTGGCAATTCCTGCGTGATCTGAGCCAGGGACCCACAGCACCTGATCCCCACACATCCGGTGCCTGCAAAACAAACACCCTCACACAAACCCCTGAGCTTACGTGTTTACTCTCACTCCTTCCAGCCTATCacactttctccttcccctccaagAAGGCAAGCATCCCCATTCCTCTCTCACCAGCGCACCAGGGCATCCTGTATGGCCACCGTCAGTGCATGCCCGATATGTAGGGAGCCGGTGACATTGGGAGGTGGGATACACATGGAAAAGGTCTCCCCTGTAGCCTGGGGCAGCTTGGTCTAGAAAGTTGAAAAGTCAAAGGGCAAAAGATGATTGGATGTTACCTGGGGGAATAGCACCCTCTGGTGTCACCAAGGCGGAAAGAACTGCAGGAAAAATAGTCCGGCAAATAACAGGAAAGGGAAAACCCTGCCAAGAAAACCCTTTGGACACCAGGGGCAGAAGACAAGCTCTCCCGTTTTATTGGGCGGGCCAGCTGTAAGCTCCAGATTCTGAGGCTCCTTTCTGCCCACCAAGCTCAAACGCCATTCTGTCCTGGAGACCATTTAGTACCCACTCCGTTCCAGGTACTAACCTGATACTCTGGTTTGAAGAAGCCCTCTCGCACCCACCAAGAGTACCAGGCAGCCTCAACATACCGAGGGCTGTATGCAGGAGGTAGGAGCCCGGAGACATCTGCAGCAGCAGAGGAGAGCTCCACTAAGTCCTGAACTTTGTTCCCAGGCTGCATTTTAGCAGCCCAAATGGGCAACAAAAATGTGAGTGAAAAGGCCTTCAAGTTCCCCAATTACCTTTCTTTTCACCAGGTTGCGTGGGGATTTCATACACCACCACCTCCTTGGGAGTCCAGGCCTTACTGGATTCTGCAGCTGACTGGAGAGAATGACCaaaaagcgggggtggggggtacaaTTTCCAAGATACCCCAGGAATCTGGAATCCAACCAgtctctcctccagccccctccaAAATTTTCTCAAAAGAACTAAGGACAAGCTGTCTGACCCCTAACCTTGCTCTTTCGGACTAGCCCAGCCTCCAGCGCCGCCTGCTTCTCTCGCTGGCGCTTCTGTTTGGCTTCATGGTTCCTCCGGGAGATGGAGGATCCATAGGGCTTTGAGTGGGTAGAGAGAGGATGGAACCTGGGGAGGCCCTGTGAGGGCCTCAGCCCCCAGAATGGTGATCGAAAAGAGGCCAAAGGCAAATGAGGCATCAGGAGTGCTTGGAAAGGGCCAAGATCTGTTCCAGATAAAGCACATTAGGAGATGTGGGTGCGTGGGTCACACCCTCTTCCTTATTCCCTGCCTTCTACTAGGACTGGTCTGTTTTCTGTCTACTCCCTCCCGCACGACGCTTTCTAGTGAGGACTAGAGTGCACGGTGTGGGGAGTCGCCCTCAACCTGTGCATCCGCGTCGGGGGATGACCGCTGACACCCAGGCGGGGAAAGGACTCAGGGATTCTGGGAGAAGGTCGACATCAGGGCGCCAGAGAGCCGGCAAGGAGTCCTGCCCAAACACCGACCGCGCTGCCCCCCGGCCCTGCTCGGCCCGTCGCACCGCGTGGGTCCCGGCAGCGCGGCAactcccacaccccctcccccatgcgGAGGCAGCTCCGGCGCGCGCTCACCAGGCCAGCCCGCCGCTATCCCAGGGCGCCCCGCGGCCGCAGCAACAGCAGACGCCAAGGGAACCAGCGAATCCAACCCCAGAACGCGACCCGCGAGCCGCGCGGGACAGGGAGGCGGGGTCCCGCTCAGGGCATGCGCGGTAGCGGGCTCGGCCCCATTCACCGCCCTCCGGTCCAATGGCTGCCAGCGCTGCGACAAGCGGGTCCTTGGAGGAGAAAGGAAGCCTCGCGGGGAGGCGCCCGGGGCCGCGTGGCTCATTTCCACAACTTTATTAAACAATTAAGAGTCCGACGCATAAATAAAAAACACCTGAGTTCTGAGGCCAAGCCCGCCTCCACGCggccaccctgccccaccccgcccGGTCCGAGCCCGCACTCTTCAGGAGCTGTGCTTCTGCCGCTTCCAGAAGCGCTTGACGTCGCTGTGCCCGGCCGGGGTCACTACCATCAGCCGCTTGGCCGAGTTCTCGAACACCAGCACGCCCAGCTCCCGAGCGTGGGCCAGCAGCAGCTCAAAGTCCACTTGCGACAGGAACTGGTTATACAGGACACCTGGAGTCCGCAGGGCAGGGGCAGCCGGGAGACAAGGCAAAAAACGTGAGGCCGGGCAGCCTCAGGGCAGTGGTCTGGGCTTGCCAGCcaccactatttttaaaaacaaattcttgagGCTTGCCTGTTCCAGTAACAGTAGTGTGATCCAGCCATGTTCAGTAAGGCAATATAACACAGTAAGAAAACCCACTAATGCTCACCAAACCAGAGAAATTACTGTGAATTATCGCTCCCAATTTCCCACTTCTAGCTAAATCCACATTGCATTGATTTGAGACAATTTACTACTACACACTCACCCCCTAAATAGTGTCTTGCCAGCTTTTCTCTCCCAACccatgcaataaaaaaaaaaaacgcatgAATAGTTTTTTCAGTTCATAAAGACGAAATTGTCCTTCTCCTGGCCCATGACCAAGAATCAACCACTAGAAGCCACTCACCCTCAGTGAACCGTAGTCTGTCCCTTTCTAGCTCCCACAACCGAATCTGGTCTGTGATGGTGGGTGGCAGCACAGGTGTCTGTAGGGGCAAGCAATGGCTGTGAAGATGCAGGAATACTGCCCCAGACAACCCCAGCCGTCTACTCATTCCCCATATTTggctgtccctttctcttttccatcacTTCATCGCCAGGTGCCAGGGGCTGTCAGCCTCCAGCAGCTTGGTACCTGTTTGAGCATCACTGGGTGGGCCCTTGTCCTTAGGAAGTGGATGATCTAGGAAAACAGACAAGAATGGGATCAGGGGCTCAGGTTAAGAGGGCAGGAAAGGTACCTAAGCTGTTACTTAATGTCACTGGAATATCAGCTTACTGTTAAAAATCCATAGCCACGTGCCTGTCGTTAACCCATTCCTGTTCAGCTGTCATCCCAAGTTGCGGTTCCCACTGGTCATGTCTGCTATTTCTTCTCTAGCACATTTGCCCTTTCTatagtcttgttttgtttttcttttttaaaatagcagcAACACTTACTGCATGACAGGCTCTGAGCCAAAGGCTTTACTGCTATTCTCTCATTGAATCCTCCCCTAGCCCTATGAAGGGAAAtgttgttatttccatttttcagatgaggaaagcaAGGCTCAGAAAAGTCAAGCAACCAGGCAGCTAGGAAGGGGTTAGTGGTGGAGACACAGCTAGAAGGGGTTGGTGGTGGAGACACAAATCtataccccccccacccccctgtgtTTTTTCCCCACGCTTAGAGCCTTGACTTCTCTTCATGTGCATGGTCTACACTCAAACACAAACAACTCACCACCATCCACTGAAACAGAGCCGACATTAGCCTTCTGTAAGATGAGCACCCCGTACCCCATAGCCCAAGTGCAGGCTATCTTTCCGCCCCCGCCTTCCCCAAGTGGGGATACCTGCTGGGCTGTGATGCCACTGGCGATGGCCTGCTGCACGCTCTCCCGGGTCACCTGTGCCACCACCATGTTGGGGAATCGATAGAGCATCTCTGAGAACAGGGCAATGAGGGCGATCTGCAGCTCCGACTCTGGCCCAGGGACAGGAAGAGAAGATGAGAAGACTATCCCCACACCCAGACTCCCTCAAGACCTTCAGGTGTGATGAGGAATGTCAGAGAACTCTGTAAACGTGAACATAAACTGGCACTCCCTCCtggttccttccctctcccc
Above is a window of Zalophus californianus isolate mZalCal1 chromosome 7, mZalCal1.pri.v2, whole genome shotgun sequence DNA encoding:
- the VARS2 gene encoding valine--tRNA ligase, mitochondrial isoform X2, which produces MKSPRNLVKRKTKLPQATGETFSMCIPPPNVTGSLHIGHALTVAIQDALVRWHRMCGDQVLWVPGSDHAGIATQAVVEKRLWKERGVRRHELSREEFLREVWKWKEEKGGEISEQLQALGASLDWDRECFTMDAGSSVAVTEAFVRLYEAGLLYRSQQLVNWSCTLRSAISDIEVENRPLPGRTELRLPGCPTPVSFGLLVSVAFPVDGEPDAEVVVGTTRPETLPGDVAVAVHPDDSRHAHLHGRQLRHPLTGQLLPLITDSAVQPHVGTGAVKVTPAHSPADAELGARHGLSPLSVIAEDGTMTSLCGDWLQGLHRFVAREKIMSALTERGLFRGLQNHPMVLPICSRSGDVVEYLLKSQWFVRCQELGARAAQAVESGALELSPSFHQKNWQHWFSHIGDWCVSRQLWWGHRIPAYLVVEEHTKGDKEDCWVVGRTEAEARRIAAELTGKPGAELTLQRDPDVLDTWFSSALFPFAALGWPQETPDLARFYPLSLLETGSDLLLFWVGRMVMLGTQLTGQLPFSKVLLHSMVRDRQGRKMSKSLGNVLDPRDIISGVELQVLQAKLRDGNLDATELVTAAAAQRKDFPHGIPECGTDALRFALCSHGALGGDLHLSVSEVLSSRHFCNKIWNALRFILNALGERFIPQPAEELVPSSPMDAWVLSRLAHTAQECERGFLARELSLITHALHHFWLHSLCDVYLEAVKPVLSHSPRPPDPPQVLFSCADAGLRLLAPLMPFLAEELWQRLPPRPGGNSAPSISVAPYPTARSLGHWHQPELEQRFSRVQEAVQALRALRATYQLTKARPRVLLQSSEPGEQGIFEAFLEPLGTLGHCGAVGLLPPGVAAPSGWAQAPLSDTAQMYMELQGLVDPQTHLSLLAARRHKLQKQLDGLMAWTPSEEEAETKRQQRLSSLQLELSKLDKAASHLQQLMDACPSAGEL